The genomic interval CCTTGTAGCAGTCCCAATGACTGATGACAGCCCTTTTCTTCTAATAAAGGCTGAGTGGCTCGATAGGCTCCTTGATATTTATACCAGGGAATAGAGGGCCACAGATGATGAATCAAATGGTAATTCTGACCCATAATCATAATATTCAGGATTGGGCTAGGATAAACTCTGGCATTTTTCCAGCGATCGCGTTCTTTGAAGGGACGATGGGGTAAATAGTCAAAAAACAACCCCAATGCCAATCCCACAACCAGAGCTGGGGTAAACCAAAAGTTCATGATATAGCCCAAAAAGCCATAGTGACACGCCAGGTAAATCACCCCCGCCACAAATGCTCGGCTCAAGAACCATTCCAGCAGTTCATACTTACGCCACAAGCGACGCTTAAAGAAAAAGACCTCATGATAAAAGAAGCGTGCCGCAATTAACCACAGAGGACCCCCCGTTGATACAAAATGATCCGGATCATTTTCTGGATCATTCACATTGGCATGATGCTGCATGTGTACCCGGGTAAACACTGGGAACGCAAATCCCAACATCAACGCACTCCCATGACCCATCAGCGCATTCGCGATCCGATTTTTGTGGGCAACATTGTGAGAGGCATCATGGATTACCGTACCCGCCATATGCAACGCTAGGACATTAATCCCAAAGCACAAGGGTGCGGGTAACTCCCACAGCCAGTAACCGCAGGTCGAGAAGACGATCAGAGCCATCGCTACTATGAAAATTAGTAACGTTAGATTAAAATCTTCGGGGGCACCCAAGAATTCTCTGGGTACGGTCAGTGGCTTGATTGCCTCCGACATCGTTGTTTGTACTCCTTATTAACTATCCTTTGGTAGTATAAGATGTCTTAACAGAATTATAAAGTTTTGTTGACATCAGGTCATTTAATCAAAATTGACCGACTGATAAGCTTAACACGTTTTGGCGGCTTCGCTCAGGAGCTGGGGAAGCTGGCAGCAATTCTCACCAAAAAAGCCAGGGCATGACCCGGCTTTTTTGTGGCTGTGTTTCGTACCTGCGGTAGGTTGACGTCGGCGAAGAAGTCATTTGCCCAGATCCGATGTGCCGCACGGCTGTTGAATGGAGACGACGCAGACCTTGACATAGCCGCTGCGTTTGTTGTCGGGCTAGGGGAGCATCGGCAGACCGCACGCGACCCGTCGGAAATCAGC from Coleofasciculus chthonoplastes PCC 7420 carries:
- the crtR gene encoding beta-carotene hydroxylase, whose product is MSEAIKPLTVPREFLGAPEDFNLTLLIFIVAMALIVFSTCGYWLWELPAPLCFGINVLALHMAGTVIHDASHNVAHKNRIANALMGHGSALMLGFAFPVFTRVHMQHHANVNDPENDPDHFVSTGGPLWLIAARFFYHEVFFFKRRLWRKYELLEWFLSRAFVAGVIYLACHYGFLGYIMNFWFTPALVVGLALGLFFDYLPHRPFKERDRWKNARVYPSPILNIMIMGQNYHLIHHLWPSIPWYKYQGAYRATQPLLEEKGCHQSLGLLQGKDFLSFVYDIFLGIRFHHKGSEQTHDTKSL